A region of Halopiger xanaduensis SH-6 DNA encodes the following proteins:
- a CDS encoding DUF7567 family protein: MSLEVLDRYSEALFEFLWCPVCGQEVFTHIPFEGVFCKNCNTQVEFQESRETRGYEEAVLACFDSTTTWNLHVDEKLRRDLPDGSARVKIFGAPGAYEVDWWSPEPGEDWEPVERGEFDDVEEPEEVSHLA; the protein is encoded by the coding sequence ATGAGTCTCGAAGTACTTGACCGATACAGTGAGGCACTGTTCGAGTTCCTCTGGTGCCCCGTCTGCGGGCAGGAGGTCTTCACTCACATCCCCTTCGAGGGGGTGTTCTGCAAGAACTGCAACACCCAGGTCGAATTCCAAGAATCCCGAGAGACACGCGGCTACGAGGAGGCCGTCCTCGCCTGCTTCGATTCTACAACGACCTGGAATCTCCACGTCGACGAGAAACTGCGTCGCGACCTGCCTGATGGGTCGGCGCGGGTGAAGATCTTCGGCGCACCAGGCGCTTACGAGGTCGATTGGTGGAGTCCAGAGCCGGGTGAGGACTGGGAACCTGTCGAGCGCGGCGAGTTCGACGACGTCGAGGAGCCTGAGGAAGTCTCCCACCTAGCGTAG
- a CDS encoding metal ABC transporter ATP-binding protein, translated as MSTQDTDPTTAAGTNEQAATETNPDATASDPVIDLAGVTFGYTATPVVEDVSLAIDPGEYVALVGPNGSGKSTLMQLILGLLEPDTGTARLFGERADRFDDGERIGYVAQQASAAKEMPITVREVVKMGRFPHVGFGRLSSEDWAIVDDALETVGMSSFADRRVTQLSGGQRQRAFIARALASEADLLVLDEPTVGVDAESVDAFYDLLAALNDRDITVMLIEHDLGAVAEHAERVVCLNREVYFDGPTDEFVESDALARAFGTEARFLAGVDE; from the coding sequence ATGAGCACGCAAGACACCGATCCCACGACTGCGGCCGGCACGAACGAGCAAGCGGCCACCGAGACCAACCCCGATGCTACAGCTAGCGATCCTGTCATTGACCTCGCGGGCGTGACCTTCGGCTACACGGCGACGCCCGTGGTCGAGGACGTCTCGCTGGCAATCGACCCGGGTGAGTACGTTGCCCTCGTTGGACCTAACGGCTCAGGAAAGTCGACGCTGATGCAGCTGATACTGGGCCTGCTTGAGCCCGACACGGGGACGGCCCGCCTGTTCGGCGAGCGCGCCGATCGCTTCGACGACGGGGAACGAATCGGCTATGTCGCCCAGCAGGCGAGCGCCGCCAAAGAGATGCCCATCACCGTTCGCGAGGTGGTGAAGATGGGGCGGTTTCCGCACGTCGGGTTCGGTCGGCTGTCGAGCGAAGACTGGGCCATCGTCGATGACGCGCTCGAAACCGTCGGCATGAGTTCGTTCGCCGACCGGCGCGTCACGCAGCTCTCCGGCGGCCAACGCCAACGCGCGTTCATCGCGCGGGCGCTGGCGAGCGAGGCCGATCTGCTCGTGCTGGACGAGCCGACGGTCGGCGTCGACGCCGAGTCAGTCGACGCCTTCTACGACCTGTTGGCGGCGCTCAACGATAGGGACATCACTGTCATGCTCATCGAGCACGACCTCGGGGCTGTCGCCGAACACGCCGAACGAGTCGTCTGTCTGAACCGCGAGGTCTATTTCGACGGGCCGACCGACGAGTTCGTGGAAAGCGACGCGCTGGCCCGGGCGTTCGGGACGGAGGCGCGGTTCCTCGCGGGGGTGGACGAATGA
- a CDS encoding DUF7568 family protein: MPPITNWRRESRSPTLAYRNTETGARAILHRAPDSYRYTWRGVILVDGYPVWSRGYETKDATSFRDELRERPTPELSCPECPNDDVRVGEKAADGANVQRWYDCPDCGYEAPSRIVYGAER, translated from the coding sequence ATGCCTCCCATCACCAACTGGCGACGCGAGAGCCGCTCGCCGACACTCGCGTATCGGAACACCGAGACCGGTGCGCGAGCCATCCTGCATCGAGCGCCGGATTCCTACCGGTACACGTGGCGCGGGGTGATTCTCGTCGACGGCTACCCGGTCTGGTCGCGGGGATACGAGACGAAGGATGCGACGTCGTTCCGTGACGAACTCCGGGAGCGGCCCACCCCGGAACTCAGCTGTCCGGAGTGTCCGAACGACGACGTTCGCGTCGGCGAGAAGGCGGCAGACGGGGCAAATGTCCAGCGGTGGTACGACTGCCCCGACTGTGGATACGAAGCCCCCTCACGCATCGTCTACGGCGCCGAGCGGTGA
- a CDS encoding metal ABC transporter permease gives MSTEVATTLVTNVGDPSLLLPMQGVLGTVGNVVFGVLLWFLEQWYWLMDWAYYVTGLEMLNPRYRFMHRAILVGLCVGVMAPLIGTFLVHRQLALIGDALAHTAFAGVAIGLFLNAVIDLGVSPYLTAVVVAMIAALFIELISEVTDAYNDVSMAIVLSTGFALGTTLISLNAGGLAVGVNQFLFGNLSTVSPQSAAILLVLFVVIVGTVAVTRNQLLYVTFDETAAEVSGIPVNWYNRVMVMLTAMVVVGAMQIMGVILVAAMLVVPVAGATQVSRSFSESLVVSVVLAELAVLLGIAIAYYAGVTAGGIIVLVAVGIYICAVALGKVQSARGEQATPDMGSIEADSADVGAGTEGD, from the coding sequence ATGAGCACCGAGGTTGCGACTACACTCGTGACGAATGTTGGAGATCCGTCCCTGCTGCTCCCGATGCAGGGCGTACTTGGCACGGTCGGCAACGTGGTCTTCGGCGTCCTCCTGTGGTTTCTGGAGCAGTGGTACTGGCTGATGGACTGGGCGTACTACGTCACGGGTCTGGAGATGCTAAACCCGCGCTACCGGTTCATGCATCGGGCGATACTCGTCGGGCTCTGCGTCGGCGTAATGGCACCGCTCATTGGGACGTTCCTCGTCCATCGACAGCTCGCGCTTATCGGCGACGCTCTGGCCCACACCGCCTTCGCCGGAGTGGCGATCGGCCTGTTCCTGAACGCCGTCATCGACCTCGGGGTGTCTCCGTACCTCACCGCCGTCGTCGTGGCGATGATCGCCGCGCTGTTCATCGAACTCATCTCCGAGGTCACGGACGCCTACAACGACGTCTCGATGGCCATCGTCCTGTCGACGGGGTTCGCGCTGGGGACGACGCTCATCAGTCTCAACGCGGGCGGGCTCGCCGTCGGCGTCAACCAGTTCCTCTTCGGGAACCTTTCGACCGTGTCCCCCCAGAGCGCGGCCATCCTTCTAGTGCTGTTCGTCGTCATCGTCGGCACGGTGGCGGTGACGCGCAACCAGCTCCTGTACGTGACCTTCGACGAGACCGCGGCCGAGGTATCGGGAATCCCCGTCAACTGGTACAACCGGGTGATGGTGATGCTGACGGCGATGGTCGTCGTCGGCGCCATGCAGATTATGGGCGTCATCCTCGTCGCCGCGATGCTCGTGGTGCCGGTCGCGGGCGCGACCCAGGTGTCCCGGAGTTTCTCCGAATCGCTCGTGGTCTCAGTCGTCCTCGCGGAACTCGCGGTGTTGCTCGGCATCGCCATCGCCTACTACGCCGGCGTCACAGCCGGCGGCATCATCGTCTTGGTCGCCGTGGGCATCTACATCTGCGCCGTCGCGCTCGGTAAGGTTCAATCTGCCCGTGGAGAACAGGCCACACCCGACATGGGTAGCATCGAGGCCGACAGCGCCGATGTCGGTGCGGGAACGGAGGGTGACTGA
- a CDS encoding metal-dependent transcriptional regulator, with product MLSAVMEDYIKAIYTIESDSGERVSTSTLADELDVTAPTVSSTLKKLEERGLVDREEYKGVTLTEEGELVALEILRHHRLLEAFLTDQLDYDWADVHDEADRLEHHVSEELTDRIAESLGNPPVDPHGDPIPDADLSFPEESETIRLADADKGECVTVRRIRHQGNAELRYLADAGVRPGMELTVVDVAPFGMVTVETATGTQSLPEDIVQLIEVVPLAVADGVES from the coding sequence ATGCTGAGCGCGGTCATGGAAGACTACATCAAGGCGATATACACCATCGAAAGCGACAGCGGCGAGCGAGTGTCAACCTCAACTCTCGCTGACGAGCTTGATGTAACCGCACCGACCGTCTCCTCCACATTGAAAAAGCTCGAAGAACGTGGCCTAGTCGACCGCGAGGAGTACAAGGGTGTGACGCTCACAGAGGAGGGAGAACTCGTCGCTCTCGAGATCCTACGGCACCACCGCCTTCTCGAGGCGTTTTTGACCGACCAACTCGACTACGATTGGGCCGATGTCCACGACGAGGCCGATAGACTTGAGCACCACGTCTCGGAGGAGCTGACCGACCGCATCGCCGAATCGCTGGGCAACCCCCCAGTCGATCCGCACGGTGACCCAATCCCCGACGCCGACCTGTCCTTTCCCGAGGAGAGCGAAACCATCCGGCTCGCCGACGCCGACAAGGGCGAGTGCGTGACCGTCCGGCGGATTCGCCACCAGGGTAACGCGGAACTGCGTTATCTCGCCGATGCCGGCGTGCGCCCGGGGATGGAACTCACGGTAGTCGATGTAGCGCCGTTCGGGATGGTAACCGTCGAGACGGCAACGGGCACGCAGAGCCTTCCAGAGGATATCGTACAGCTTATCGAGGTCGTCCCGCTGGCCGTCGCGGACGGTGTCGAGTCATAG
- a CDS encoding restriction endonuclease, with the protein MAVLDDLSGFEFEDVMEDVFRNLGYENVRQADRTADEGRDVIMEEVVDGRRRAIIVECKHTGTVGRPVVQKLHSAIATFDFDGPKRGMVVTTGRFTNPAQEYADRLQQNDDPHPIELLDGDDIREIADEIGLDLYNGRIEILCDETLRPYDPAADVDAPVTEAFRDIENIEGADLPEPHSAVTFRPVVAVTADTNAVFETSVGVIHRINDRSRFVAHAERGQPQVADEDVATLVTENLHATVDLDTEQFGEVFDDVEERRFGQTQTEYKEWAVERLQQHHMTTVTYTGDNNVTYNKTCEPTRSDISVQSIEPVYLPEVRQTTELQEYTYPYEYYAAGPSRVTGEDGIHRCVHCDTSGVDETYTYCPNCGAIACTSHTKTERLEGEPVCTGCAVTERFALKTKYFYDEENLEAFREEYTEMPLHEKAMENKWLAGGSVAATLLLIVGLLVIGGII; encoded by the coding sequence ATGGCTGTACTGGACGATCTCTCGGGGTTCGAGTTCGAGGACGTGATGGAGGACGTGTTCCGGAACCTCGGCTACGAGAACGTCCGCCAGGCCGACCGAACGGCTGACGAGGGTCGCGACGTCATCATGGAGGAGGTCGTCGACGGCAGGCGGCGCGCGATCATCGTCGAGTGCAAGCACACGGGGACGGTCGGGCGGCCGGTCGTCCAGAAGCTCCACTCGGCGATCGCGACGTTCGACTTCGACGGCCCCAAACGCGGAATGGTCGTCACGACCGGCCGGTTCACGAACCCTGCCCAGGAGTACGCCGACCGCCTCCAGCAGAACGACGACCCCCATCCAATTGAACTGCTCGACGGCGATGACATCCGAGAGATTGCCGACGAGATCGGCCTCGACCTCTACAACGGTCGCATCGAGATTCTCTGTGACGAGACCCTACGCCCGTACGACCCGGCCGCCGACGTTGACGCGCCAGTCACGGAGGCGTTCCGCGATATCGAGAACATCGAGGGCGCCGACCTCCCAGAACCGCATTCGGCGGTGACGTTCCGCCCAGTGGTCGCGGTCACCGCGGACACGAACGCCGTCTTCGAAACGTCGGTGGGCGTCATCCACCGGATCAACGACCGATCGCGATTCGTCGCCCACGCCGAACGCGGGCAGCCACAAGTCGCGGACGAGGACGTCGCAACGCTGGTCACCGAGAACCTTCACGCGACGGTTGACCTCGATACCGAGCAGTTCGGAGAGGTGTTCGACGACGTCGAGGAGCGCAGGTTCGGGCAGACTCAGACGGAGTACAAGGAGTGGGCAGTCGAGCGACTCCAGCAGCACCACATGACGACGGTGACCTACACCGGCGACAACAACGTCACCTACAACAAAACCTGCGAACCGACCCGCTCGGACATCTCCGTGCAGTCGATCGAACCAGTATACCTCCCCGAGGTTCGCCAGACGACCGAACTCCAGGAGTACACCTACCCCTACGAGTACTACGCGGCAGGCCCGTCACGAGTGACCGGCGAGGACGGCATCCATCGGTGTGTCCACTGTGACACGAGCGGCGTCGATGAGACGTACACCTACTGTCCGAACTGCGGGGCCATCGCTTGCACCAGCCACACGAAAACGGAGCGGCTGGAAGGCGAGCCGGTCTGTACGGGCTGTGCGGTGACGGAACGGTTCGCACTGAAGACGAAGTACTTCTACGACGAGGAGAATCTCGAAGCGTTCCGCGAGGAGTACACCGAGATGCCGCTTCACGAAAAGGCGATGGAGAACAAGTGGCTGGCCGGGGGGAGCGTGGCCGCGACGCTGCTGCTCATCGTCGGACTACTCGTCATCGGCGGCATCATCTGA
- a CDS encoding amphi-Trp domain-containing protein, translating into MPEEVLFKSESAQSRDEIASYLRNVAEKLEKGDSITLRAGEESATMDPPERPTFEVKAEREGPADGPGELSIEFELEWDENSESAEGGTGNLEIE; encoded by the coding sequence ATGCCTGAAGAAGTCCTGTTCAAATCCGAGAGTGCCCAGAGCCGAGACGAAATCGCGTCGTACCTCCGGAACGTCGCTGAAAAACTCGAAAAGGGAGATTCGATCACCCTGAGGGCGGGGGAAGAGTCCGCCACGATGGACCCTCCGGAACGTCCGACATTCGAAGTCAAAGCCGAACGGGAAGGTCCGGCCGATGGCCCTGGAGAGCTGAGCATCGAGTTCGAACTCGAGTGGGATGAGAATAGTGAGAGTGCTGAAGGAGGAACGGGGAATCTGGAAATCGAGTAA
- a CDS encoding metal ABC transporter substrate-binding protein — protein sequence MTRRDALRVGGAAALTGLAGCTALPNAPGRAGSNSSGESDEPVAVASFFSFFDFGRQIADGTPLTVENLVPTGLHGHGWEPNASITQRIIEADAFIHVGEDFQPWADRAIKTIKSDDIDTALINARKGIDLVDLAASLDRDEEGVGAQRGKDPHFWLDPRRAKESVDNITDGFAEVLPEHADVFRENAQTYKSEVLDRIDADYEAIFDRAERDIVQLAAHNAFQYIGVRYGVQMRPLVTSLAASGDVKPADIREAEAVIRENNIEYIANGVFESQRPAQQLVRETDVEAYFPVTPYAGVREDWVEENWGYEEIAYNINMPTFDIVLGNKTPDDAAPGDGWVEQWQNFEPI from the coding sequence TTGACGCGACGCGACGCACTACGTGTTGGCGGTGCTGCAGCGCTAACAGGATTGGCTGGATGCACAGCGCTACCTAACGCACCGGGAAGGGCCGGGAGTAACAGTAGCGGCGAAAGCGACGAGCCAGTTGCAGTGGCATCGTTCTTCAGCTTCTTCGACTTTGGCCGACAGATCGCTGATGGCACGCCGCTAACGGTCGAGAACCTCGTCCCGACGGGCCTGCACGGCCACGGCTGGGAGCCCAACGCCAGCATTACTCAGCGCATCATCGAGGCAGACGCGTTCATCCACGTCGGTGAGGACTTCCAGCCCTGGGCCGACCGGGCAATCAAGACGATCAAATCGGACGACATCGACACAGCGCTCATCAACGCCCGGAAGGGCATCGACCTGGTGGACCTCGCCGCCTCGCTCGATCGCGACGAGGAGGGCGTCGGCGCTCAGCGCGGGAAGGACCCACATTTCTGGCTGGATCCCCGGCGCGCAAAGGAGTCCGTCGATAACATTACCGACGGGTTCGCCGAGGTCCTCCCTGAGCATGCCGACGTGTTCCGCGAGAACGCCCAGACGTACAAGTCCGAGGTACTCGACCGCATCGACGCAGATTACGAGGCTATCTTCGACCGGGCCGAGCGCGACATCGTCCAGCTCGCCGCACACAACGCCTTCCAGTACATTGGCGTCCGGTACGGCGTTCAAATGCGACCGCTGGTGACGAGTCTCGCGGCGAGCGGCGACGTCAAACCCGCGGACATCCGCGAAGCGGAAGCGGTCATCCGCGAGAACAACATCGAGTACATCGCCAACGGCGTTTTCGAGTCCCAGCGCCCCGCCCAGCAGCTCGTCCGCGAGACCGATGTGGAGGCGTACTTCCCCGTGACGCCGTACGCTGGCGTCCGCGAGGATTGGGTCGAGGAGAACTGGGGCTACGAGGAGATCGCCTACAACATCAACATGCCTACGTTCGACATCGTCCTCGGCAACAAAACGCCCGATGACGCGGCGCCGGGGGACGGCTGGGTTGAACAGTGGCAGAACTTTGAGCCGATATGA
- a CDS encoding HNH endonuclease signature motif containing protein, producing the protein MTNSEYPWRDESLLYELYWEQELSTVEIADKLGCTQQTVSKWMQRFDIPRRDARAAASNQRRHPAVFTDRGYIICASNYRGTTDSVGIHRLVMVAERGFDAVADKHVHHKNGVRFDNRPENLELLSRSEHAERHGFGSKIKPIDHKWDVSDRERDERGRFK; encoded by the coding sequence ATGACAAATTCAGAGTACCCCTGGCGAGACGAATCGCTCCTCTACGAACTCTACTGGGAACAGGAGTTGAGCACGGTCGAGATCGCAGACAAACTGGGATGTACACAACAGACGGTCTCGAAGTGGATGCAGCGATTCGACATCCCACGTCGAGACGCACGAGCAGCGGCCTCGAACCAGCGACGGCATCCCGCCGTGTTCACCGACCGTGGCTACATCATCTGTGCTTCGAACTATCGCGGGACAACAGACTCCGTCGGTATCCATCGGCTTGTAATGGTCGCAGAGCGCGGGTTCGACGCCGTCGCGGACAAGCACGTTCATCATAAAAATGGCGTCCGCTTTGACAACAGACCGGAGAATCTCGAACTCCTCAGTCGCTCCGAACACGCCGAACGACACGGCTTCGGTTCCAAGATTAAACCAATCGACCACAAGTGGGACGTGTCCGATCGCGAGCGAGACGAACGGGGGCGATTCAAATGA